One stretch of Juglans microcarpa x Juglans regia isolate MS1-56 chromosome 3D, Jm3101_v1.0, whole genome shotgun sequence DNA includes these proteins:
- the LOC121253971 gene encoding molybdate-anion transporter-like, giving the protein MEMFYYLVFGGLGAVVAALELSKNKDRVNTSPAFSSFKNNYLLVYSLMMAGDWLQGPYVYYLYSQYGFGKGEIGQLFIAGFGSSMLFGTIVGSLADKQGRKRACVTYCITYILSCITKHFPQYKVLMVGRILGGIATSLLFSAFESWLVAEHNKRGFEQQWLSITFSKAIFLGNGLVAIVAGLFGNLLVDSLALGPVAPFDAASCFLAIGMAVILSSWTENYGDPSESKDLLTQFRGAAVAIASDEKIALLGAIQSLFEGSMYTFVFLWTPALSPNEEDIPHGFIFATFMLASMLGSSLASRLMAQSSPRVESYMQIVFTVSAASLLLPILTTFLVAPSKVKGGSISFSGCIQLLGFCAFEACVGIFWPSIMKMRSQYIPEEARSTIMNFFRIPLNIFVCIVLYNVNAFPITVMFGMCSIFLLLACILQRRLMVIAEKPKTEDWSSLKERDTEAEPLNI; this is encoded by the exons ATGGAGATGTTCTACTACTTGGTGTTTGGGGGATTGGGAGCGGTGGTGGCAGCACTGGAGCTGAGCAAAAACAAGGATCGTGTCAACACCTCGCCTGCTTTCAGTTCCTTCAAGAACAATTACCTTCTTGTTTACTCTCTCATGATGG CCGGGGATTGGTTGCAGGGTCCTTATGTCTACTATCTTTATAGTCAatatggttttgggaaaggggAGATTGGACAGCTTTTTATTGCTGGATTTGGGTCCTCCATGCTGTTTGGGACAATTGTTGGATCTCTGGCTGACAAACA GGGCCGAAAGAGGGCATGTGTGACATACTGCATAACATACATCTTGAGCTGCATCACCAAGCACTTTCCTCAATACAAGGTTTTGATGGTGGGCCGCATTTTGGGAGGTATTGCCACTTCCCTTCTGTTCTCAGCCTTTGAGTCATGGCTTGTTGCAGAACACAACAAG AGGGGTTTTGAACAACAATGGTTGTCAATCACATTCTCAAAGGCTATATTTCTTGGCAATGGTTTGGTTGCCATTGTTGCTGGATTGTTTGGTAATTTACTTGTTGATTCCTTGGCTCTTGGCCCCGTGGCACCCTTCGATGCTGCTTCTTGCTTTCTTGCCATTGGTATGGCTGTCATTTTATCATCATGGACAGAGAACTATGGAGATCCTTCCGAGAGCAAGGACTTGCTTACCCAATTCAGGGGTGCTGCTGTGGCCATTGCTTCTG ATGAGAAAATTGCATTGCTTGGTGCAATACAGTCACTGTTCGAAGGTTCAATGTACACTTTTGTGTTTCTATGGACTCCGGCTTTGAGCCCAAATGAAGAGGACATCCCTCATGGTTTCATCTTTGCGACATTTATGCTGGCTTCAATGTTGGGAAGCTCCCTTGCATCTCGGTTGATGGCCCAATCATCACCCAGAGTAGAAAGCTACATGCAGATTGTTTTTACAGTCTCTGCCGCTTCTCTCCTGCTTCCCATTCTAACCACC TTCTTGGTTGCACCTTCGAAGGTGAAAGGTGGAAGCATCTCATTTTCAGGCTGTATTCAACTTCTTGGCTTCTGTGCTTTTGAAGCTTGTGTGGGAATATTCTGGCCATCCATCATGAAAATGAGGTCCCAGTACATTCCTGAGGAGGCCAGGAGCACCATCATGAACTTCTTCCGTATTCCTCTCAATATTTTTGTGTGCATTGTGCTGTACAAT GTTAATGCGTTCCCCATCACGGTTATGTTTGGCATGTGCTCAATTTTCCTCCTGCTGGCATGTATCTTGCAGAGGCGGCTCATGGTGATTGCCGAGAAGCCAA AAACAGAAGATTGGTCATCGTTGAAGGAAAGGGATACTGAAGCTGAACCATTAAACATCTAA
- the LOC121253972 gene encoding vacuolar protein sorting-associated protein 26A-like has translation MNYLIGAFKPACNISITFSDGKIRKQVPLKKENGHTVMVPLFQSQENIAGKISIEPFQGKKVDHNGVKVELLGQIEMYFDKGNFYDFTSLVRELDVPGEIYEKKTYPFEFSTVEMPYESYNGVHVRLRYVLKVTISRGYAGSIMEYQDFVVQNYSSPPSINNSIKMEVGIEDCLHIEFEYNKSKYHLKDVIIGKIYFLLVRIKIKNMDLEIRRRESTGSGANTHVETETLAKFELMDGAPVRGESIPIRLFLSPYELTPTHRNINNKFSVKYYLNLVLVDEEDRRYFKQQEITIYRLQETSS, from the exons ATG AATTACCTAATTGGAGCTTTCAAGCCAGCCTGCAACATTTCAATAACATTTTCCGATGGAAAAATACGCAAGCAG GTCCCGCTAAAGAAGGAAAATGGTCACACAGTCATGGTGCCCCTTTTCCAAAGTCAAGAAAACATTGCTGGGAAG ATTTCTATAGAACCATTTCAAGGGAAGAAAGTCGATCATAATGGTGTGAAAGTTGAGCTCCTTGGTCAGATAG AGATGTACTTTGATAAAGGCAACTTCTATGACTTTACTTCCCTTG TTCGTGAACTGGATGTTCCTGGAGAAATATATGAGAAGAAAACATATCCATTTGAATTTTCCACCGTTGAAATGCCATATGAGTCATACAATGGGGTGCATGTGAGGCTTAG GTATGTCTTGAAAGTCACAATCAGTCGTGGTTATGCTGGCAGCATTATGGAATACCAGGATTTTGTG GTTCAAAATTATTCCTCACCACCATCCATTAACAATAGCATCAAG ATGGAAGTTGGAATTGAAGATTGCCTACACATTGAGTTTGAGTATAACAAAAGCAA GTATCACCTGAAAGATGTTATAATTGGCAAgatatattttcttcttgtaaGAATCAAGATTAAAAATATGGATCTGGAGATTAGGAGACGAGAATCAACAGGATCAGGTGCCAATACCCATGTTGAGACAGAGACACTTGCTAAATTTGAGTTGATGGATGGTGCTCCTGTTAGAG GTGAATCAATTCCAATCAGACTGTTCCTTAGCCCTTATGAACTGACACCTACGCATCgaaatatcaataacaaattcagTGTGAAGTATTATTTGAATCTTGTTCTAGTCGATGAAGAGGACCGGCGGTACTTTAAACAGCAGGAAATCACTATATATAGGCTTCAGGAAACTTCTTCCTGA
- the LOC121253973 gene encoding rhodanese-like domain-containing protein 14, chloroplastic isoform X1 — MATLPSITLSPSSSSSLQPYYIYSSLPTFSPKHTLDHHPCRFRSPRQRLSSKAVPRGLRLRSAATKPARTPAEEDWKIKREYLLQKKVRSVDVKEALRLQKENNFVILDVRPEAEFKEAHPPGAINVQIYRLIKEWTAWDIARRAAFAFFGIFSGTEENPEFMKTVESKLDKEAKIIVACSSGGTMKPTQNLPEGQQSRSLIAAYLLVLNGYTHVFHLEGGLYTWFKEDLPTVSEE; from the exons ATGGCAACTTTGCCTTCAATTACCCTGAgtccatcatcttcatcatctttacagCCTTATTATATCTATTCCTCGCTGCCAACGTTTTCTCCAAAACATACTCTTGATCACCATCCGTGCAGGTTCAGATCCCCGAGGCAAAGATTGTCATCAAAGGCTGTACCAAGAGGCCTGAGACTCCGAAGTGCAGCCACAAAACCTGCAAGAACACCAG CTGAAGAAGACTGGAAGATTAAGAGGGAGTATCTGCTACAGAAAAAG gTAAGGAGTGTGGATGTAAAGGAAGCTCTACGCCTTCAGAAAGAAAACAACTTTGTGATTCTTGATGTGCGGCCTGAAGCAGAATTTAAAGAG GCTCATCCACCAGGTGCTATTAATGTGCAAATATATAGGCTTATAAAGGAATGGACAGCTTGGGACATTGCCAGACGTGCTGCATTTGCATTTTTTGGCATCTTCTCTGGTACAGAAGAGAATCCAGAGTTCATGAAAA CTGTAGAGTCAAAATTGGATAAAGAAGCAAAGATAATAGTAGCCTGCTCATCTGGGGGGACGATGAAACCAACCCAAAATCTCCCAGAAGGTCAACAGTCAAG GTCACTGATAGCGGCCTACTTGCTTGTCCTCAACGGTTATACCCATGTCTTCCACTTAGAAGGGGGCCTTTACACATGGTTCAAAGAAGACTTGCCGACAGTTTCAGAAGAGTGA
- the LOC121253973 gene encoding rhodanese-like domain-containing protein 14, chloroplastic isoform X2, whose translation MATLPSITLSPSSSSSLQPYYIYSSLPTFSPKHTLDHHPCRFRSPRQRLSSKAVPRGLRLRSAATKPARTPAEEDWKIKREYLLQKKVRSVDVKEALRLQKENNFVILDVRPEAEFKEAHPPGAINVQIYRLIKEWTAWDIARRAAFAFFGIFSGTEENPEFMKTVESKLDKEAKIIVACSSGGTMKPTQNLPEGQQSRCDWRGQNLR comes from the exons ATGGCAACTTTGCCTTCAATTACCCTGAgtccatcatcttcatcatctttacagCCTTATTATATCTATTCCTCGCTGCCAACGTTTTCTCCAAAACATACTCTTGATCACCATCCGTGCAGGTTCAGATCCCCGAGGCAAAGATTGTCATCAAAGGCTGTACCAAGAGGCCTGAGACTCCGAAGTGCAGCCACAAAACCTGCAAGAACACCAG CTGAAGAAGACTGGAAGATTAAGAGGGAGTATCTGCTACAGAAAAAG gTAAGGAGTGTGGATGTAAAGGAAGCTCTACGCCTTCAGAAAGAAAACAACTTTGTGATTCTTGATGTGCGGCCTGAAGCAGAATTTAAAGAG GCTCATCCACCAGGTGCTATTAATGTGCAAATATATAGGCTTATAAAGGAATGGACAGCTTGGGACATTGCCAGACGTGCTGCATTTGCATTTTTTGGCATCTTCTCTGGTACAGAAGAGAATCCAGAGTTCATGAAAA CTGTAGAGTCAAAATTGGATAAAGAAGCAAAGATAATAGTAGCCTGCTCATCTGGGGGGACGATGAAACCAACCCAAAATCTCCCAGAAGGTCAACAGTCAAG GTGTGATTGGAGAGGACAGAATTTAAGATGA